In the genome of Massilibacillus massiliensis, one region contains:
- a CDS encoding phage tail protein gives MPFKEITYNSDLLKKTWVLKETITPATHNELSRVVMDLVSNNDFIPSLTNLRKNSTAYVVGDCKNSSTLPSWAYLECTVAGTTASAEPAWGTVTAGLEKVDGTVTWRIRDIKSASGEQIGSIKAFLVTKAQPGWLALDTGALVSRTTYAELWAWVQENAPLISEADWQTQAASQTSVGEYSTGDGSTTFRLPKMIDYVRGGTQDEVGEWQSDDLKSHKHIVSDGLRCLGGNTSAPYGSQGQNNKSSQANTSDFGGEETRPKTVRFLYCVKAFDAETNQGLIDITALANDVTNKVNISDYINDFVHNFDENGNGYQKLKGGLILQVGSVSIDSGTSGTGTITFPVAFTERCLLFIPVDNVGAASIAAIGWDVAHSTNSLAKYWWNGTNLGYFNYLAIGY, from the coding sequence GTGCCGTTTAAAGAGATAACATATAATAGCGATCTATTAAAAAAAACATGGGTGTTAAAAGAAACAATAACACCTGCTACTCACAATGAATTAAGCCGTGTAGTTATGGATTTAGTTAGCAACAACGATTTTATTCCTAGCTTAACAAATTTACGTAAGAACAGCACAGCATACGTAGTAGGAGATTGCAAGAATTCATCGACACTCCCGTCGTGGGCATACCTAGAATGTACGGTAGCAGGTACAACTGCAAGCGCGGAACCTGCATGGGGTACAGTAACGGCAGGATTAGAGAAGGTTGACGGGACCGTCACTTGGCGCATAAGAGATATAAAAAGTGCAAGCGGTGAACAAATCGGCAGCATTAAAGCATTCTTGGTCACGAAGGCACAGCCAGGCTGGCTCGCACTCGATACAGGTGCACTCGTAAGCCGCACCACATATGCAGAGTTGTGGGCATGGGTACAGGAAAACGCACCGTTAATTTCAGAAGCAGACTGGCAAACACAAGCAGCTTCGCAAACGTCAGTAGGCGAGTACTCCACAGGTGATGGAAGTACAACGTTTAGATTACCAAAGATGATTGATTATGTGCGTGGTGGAACGCAGGATGAGGTTGGTGAGTGGCAATCAGATGATTTAAAAAGTCATAAACATATTGTAAGCGATGGCCTACGTTGTCTCGGTGGAAATACGTCAGCTCCATATGGATCACAAGGGCAAAATAATAAATCGTCACAAGCTAATACAAGTGATTTCGGTGGGGAAGAAACACGTCCCAAAACGGTAAGATTCCTGTACTGCGTAAAAGCATTTGACGCAGAAACAAATCAAGGCTTAATTGATATAACAGCGTTGGCGAATGATGTCACAAACAAAGTAAACATATCTGATTATATCAATGACTTTGTTCATAATTTCGATGAAAACGGGAATGGATATCAAAAATTAAAAGGTGGATTAATATTACAAGTAGGGAGTGTAAGTATTGATTCAGGTACAAGCGGAACAGGGACAATAACCTTCCCTGTTGCATTCACTGAAAGATGTTTATTATTTATACCTGTAGATAATGTAGGAGCTGCATCAATAGCAGCTATTGGGTGGGATGTAGCACATTCAACCAATAGCTTAGCGAAATATTGGTGGAATGGAACCAACTTAGGATATTTTAATTATTTAGCGATTGGATATTGA
- a CDS encoding CD1375 family protein encodes MTIFTYMITVYAVLVRGGKYVLTAEDNKNNLQVVPEQYQTLVAEKLAAEKSA; translated from the coding sequence ATGACGATTTTTACATATATGATTACTGTATATGCGGTATTGGTTCGCGGTGGTAAATACGTGCTTACAGCAGAGGATAACAAAAATAACTTACAAGTAGTACCTGAACAGTATCAAACACTTGTAGCTGAAAAATTAGCTGCTGAAAAATCTGCTTAA
- a CDS encoding phage holin family protein, whose product MVILNFNELWISICKAFHGLLDAWVIKAMIAFVVPIVTGIHGSALTAFVSLVFIDLLTRWIAICYEHLSKNAQPNDLFSCIKDIPAAIRAGYINSDVMKHRFAGKILVYVILTIVAVKADELIIISSESPVLLKATWVYLAITEAISILENLRDAGIEQANDLLNFLRDKASLTLNKFKNR is encoded by the coding sequence GTGGTTATTTTGAATTTTAATGAACTATGGATATCAATATGTAAGGCATTTCACGGATTGCTTGATGCATGGGTGATCAAAGCAATGATTGCATTTGTAGTGCCAATTGTGACAGGAATTCACGGCAGCGCCCTAACAGCGTTTGTCTCGTTAGTATTTATTGATTTGCTAACAAGATGGATCGCAATCTGTTACGAGCACTTATCAAAGAATGCACAGCCAAACGATTTATTTAGCTGCATAAAAGATATTCCTGCTGCGATTCGTGCAGGATATATCAACAGTGACGTTATGAAACACAGATTCGCAGGCAAAATCTTAGTGTATGTAATTTTAACAATTGTCGCAGTAAAGGCAGATGAATTAATCATCATTTCATCTGAAAGTCCTGTCTTACTAAAAGCTACATGGGTGTACTTAGCTATCACCGAAGCAATCAGTATACTTGAAAACCTTCGTGATGCAGGGATAGAACAGGCAAATGATTTACTTAATTTCTTACGTGATAAAGCAAGTCTTACTTTAAATAAATTTAAAAATAGATAG
- a CDS encoding N-acetylmuramoyl-L-alanine amidase family protein, with the protein MKICINAGHYPGLDSGAVGTFLQEADVVKNIGEIVCRDLEAVGYEVLFVQENELADITSASNSFGADLFVSIHCNAAANLSAQGTETFCYRQDSEGESLASYIQNQIVNSFGTVDRGVKYSQGLYVLKHTECPAVLVETAFISNYNDEQLLANRQADFAHAIARGVTDYFA; encoded by the coding sequence ATGAAAATTTGTATTAATGCAGGGCATTACCCTGGTCTAGATAGCGGCGCAGTAGGAACCTTTTTGCAGGAGGCAGACGTAGTGAAAAATATAGGAGAAATCGTATGTAGGGACCTAGAAGCAGTTGGTTATGAAGTTTTATTCGTACAAGAAAATGAGCTTGCAGATATCACGAGTGCCAGCAATTCATTTGGTGCTGATCTATTTGTATCGATTCATTGTAATGCAGCAGCAAATTTATCAGCACAGGGGACAGAAACGTTTTGTTATAGACAAGACAGTGAAGGTGAATCCTTAGCTTCTTATATTCAAAATCAAATTGTAAATTCATTTGGTACTGTCGATCGTGGAGTTAAATATTCTCAAGGTTTATACGTATTAAAACATACGGAATGTCCAGCTGTGTTAGTTGAAACTGCATTTATCAGTAACTATAACGATGAACAATTGCTTGCAAATAGACAAGCTGATTTTGCGCATGCCATTGCAAGAGGCGTGACTGATTATTTTGCATAA
- a CDS encoding phosphoribosylglycinamide formyltransferase, whose translation MTGEELALEIRKLLLIEGNISETQAAKLIGMSQQNFSQKLKSGTLRYSEVNKLLNALGYEITWNKTKSPNND comes from the coding sequence ATGACAGGTGAAGAGTTGGCTCTCGAAATACGGAAATTATTATTAATTGAGGGAAATATATCTGAGACTCAGGCAGCTAAATTGATTGGAATGAGTCAGCAAAATTTTAGTCAAAAATTAAAATCCGGTACACTCAGATACTCAGAAGTTAACAAACTATTAAATGCACTAGGTTACGAAATTACTTGGAATAAAACAAAAAGCCCGAACAACGATTAA
- a CDS encoding helix-turn-helix domain-containing protein: MNIDAKIGQRILSLRKGKDYTQEQLSSFLNVTPQAISKWENNNALPDTALLPRLAEILNTSIDKLLTGYDVSEKLSPYDSEYIKEEYYWGLQTSKLAAQVVNLINDKTNKRLLDIGSGEGRDSIYFANYGFRVDSLEISKPGVEKIKQYSNIKKCNLNVIHANMIGYELSDSYDVIYSMGALQFIPLEQRRIHFEKYKKHTKAGGLNAHLVFVEKPFIKTAPDWERNEFFYTSGDLANYYHDWEIVSCEEQIIDCNSSNIYHQHAVNSIIARKIKSV, from the coding sequence ATGAATATTGATGCTAAAATCGGTCAAAGAATCCTGTCTTTACGAAAAGGAAAAGATTATACACAAGAACAGCTAAGTTCGTTTTTAAATGTCACTCCACAAGCGATATCCAAATGGGAAAATAACAATGCTTTGCCAGATACAGCCTTGCTGCCTCGATTGGCAGAAATACTAAATACATCTATAGATAAATTGCTCACCGGCTACGATGTATCAGAAAAATTAAGCCCATATGATTCTGAATATATAAAAGAAGAATATTATTGGGGATTACAAACTTCCAAGCTCGCTGCGCAAGTTGTAAATCTAATCAACGATAAAACCAATAAACGTTTATTGGATATTGGCAGCGGTGAAGGCAGAGATTCTATCTATTTTGCTAACTATGGGTTTCGTGTTGATTCTTTGGAGATTTCTAAACCCGGCGTAGAAAAAATCAAGCAATATAGCAATATAAAAAAATGTAACCTAAACGTAATTCACGCAAATATGATTGGCTATGAACTTTCTGATTCTTATGATGTGATTTACTCTATGGGCGCACTGCAATTTATTCCTTTAGAACAAAGACGTATACATTTTGAAAAATATAAAAAGCATACCAAAGCAGGCGGATTAAATGCACATCTCGTCTTCGTCGAAAAACCGTTTATCAAGACTGCACCTGACTGGGAAAGAAATGAATTCTTTTATACGTCTGGCGACTTGGCAAACTATTATCACGATTGGGAAATTGTTTCTTGCGAAGAACAAATCATTGATTGTAATTCATCGAACATCTATCACCAACACGCCGTGAACTCTATTATCGCAAGAAAAATAAAAAGCGTTTAA
- a CDS encoding MarR family winged helix-turn-helix transcriptional regulator, which translates to MKSYDIKLFMDLFKRLTNKIGELEKYAGETTSAGRVSFAELSLISLIGEHEKINITTLAQKYGATKGAISKMVKNLVSKNLVQKYRLPSNEKEVLLALTSVGSEIFQKKEAHFACLTKEIAAHFQSLDANQVKALFDILQSIESHIDEHLVQIEDSSDKKTDTSFVSARL; encoded by the coding sequence ATGAAAAGTTATGATATAAAACTATTTATGGATCTCTTTAAACGTCTAACCAACAAAATCGGTGAACTCGAAAAATACGCCGGAGAAACAACAAGCGCAGGCAGAGTAAGCTTTGCAGAATTGAGTCTGATCAGTTTAATCGGTGAACATGAAAAAATTAACATTACCACACTAGCTCAAAAATATGGTGCTACAAAAGGTGCTATATCAAAAATGGTCAAAAATCTCGTATCCAAAAATCTTGTACAAAAATATAGACTGCCGAGCAATGAAAAGGAGGTATTGCTCGCACTTACATCTGTAGGAAGTGAAATCTTTCAAAAAAAGGAAGCACACTTTGCATGTTTAACTAAAGAAATCGCAGCACATTTTCAATCACTTGACGCCAATCAGGTAAAAGCACTGTTTGATATTTTACAAAGTATTGAATCACACATAGATGAACATCTTGTTCAAATTGAAGATTCTAGCGACAAAAAAACTGATACTTCATTCGTATCAGCCAGACTGTAG
- a CDS encoding cyclase family protein — protein sequence MLIDLTFTIDKDDPHNPFFHTGEGIKVAQIGHLGTHMDIMLPEIHIDPERFICNGTLVHVENIFDRQIEPEDFSNAEIHKGDFVIFKTDWFTQYYKTDFYLKNHPKDWHPELSDATLQFLVEKEVNFIGIDAAGVKKVSEHAAADLYCAKHNIFVIENVVNLNKLSEDKFKAYCFPLKLQKSSGLPTRILAEI from the coding sequence ATGTTGATAGACTTAACATTTACAATTGATAAGGATGATCCCCATAATCCATTTTTCCATACAGGAGAAGGAATAAAAGTAGCACAAATAGGTCATTTGGGGACACATATGGATATTATGTTACCAGAAATTCATATAGACCCTGAACGATTTATCTGTAATGGAACTTTAGTTCATGTGGAAAATATCTTTGATCGGCAAATTGAGCCTGAGGATTTTTCTAATGCAGAAATTCATAAAGGTGACTTTGTTATTTTTAAAACAGATTGGTTTACACAATATTATAAGACAGACTTTTATTTAAAAAATCACCCTAAAGATTGGCATCCTGAATTATCCGATGCTACATTACAATTTTTAGTAGAAAAAGAAGTGAATTTTATTGGCATAGATGCTGCTGGCGTTAAAAAAGTTTCCGAACATGCAGCCGCAGATCTATATTGTGCAAAGCATAATATATTTGTTATTGAGAATGTCGTAAATTTAAACAAACTTTCAGAAGATAAATTTAAAGCATATTGCTTTCCTCTTAAGTTGCAGAAATCCAGTGGATTGCCAACTAGAATTTTGGCAGAAATCTAA
- a CDS encoding sigma 54-interacting transcriptional regulator, with protein MMRKQIQKLIAEEDYNHPYTDTELCKKLSVSREYVTLLRKELKILDSRERKQVYICEEIKQMLLSKASLSNQEIRDQLQQKGYSISTYLLQKYITDMESQRFCNDLVPALSEEEVDREEKEKSYHSFENLVGARGSLDTQIQQAKATMLYPPHGLHCLIVGETGVGKSELAEAMYHFALEAECLPKQAPFNVFNCADYAENSQLLITQLFGCVKGAYTGAVTDRKGLIEQTDGGILFLDEVHRLSSEGQEMLFQLIDKGHFRRLGETDAVRQAKVQLIAATTENIETSLLTTFKRRIPMLINIPPLEDRPLTERLQLIQRFFSYESTRMNAKLQVSIDVIKAYLLYECKGNIGQLKSDIQVTCAKSFLSYVTKKEKVVKVDLQSLSLYVKKGLLKIQSKRHELEAIVWKDFYIEPNQWQDPIALEDDAYSFPKEFYGYIESVHTEYMQQGMDEKQIRRLIGEEIEQKLQHVISHIKRRLAPLTLEEVSKVIGSEVIYLAQDILKIAEAELGKLDESLVYCLAIHLNATFTRLSQGKKIINPNLEDVKRKFRLEYQVAEKMVDLIKVRYKIELPEDEISYIALYLHGNEQEEEGNVGVVVATHGNVGSNMLEIANKLLNVTHGKSFNMSFEESPRDALDRLTEVIKSADEGKGVLMLVDLGSLLTFGEIIQTRTKIKVETVDRVDTVMVIEALRRSILPGSNLTDMVSGIESLNYLFPKTRPQAPVVLRKKAIITICFTGEGVALYCAGHIKKIFGDRLQGITFLNVGIIGRHDIYKQIQQILMQYDVIMIIGSVDPQLQGIPYISVHELSTKQGNERLAYLLNEAAASPAFLEKKTTLVPEVVQKAKVMMLGKEKYTKSQILEKMCKILADENYVRNGYGKAVLEREKMGVYLINQKVALPHADSSYVKESVVFIAKAETPIVWAGKTTTRLICLLALDIHGKDGIRYLYERFQNDEVIALMEAATTEQELREALVYNAN; from the coding sequence ATGATGAGAAAACAAATCCAAAAACTTATTGCAGAAGAAGATTACAATCATCCGTATACGGATACTGAACTTTGCAAAAAGCTTTCAGTCAGCAGAGAATATGTGACATTACTTCGCAAAGAATTAAAAATTTTGGATTCAAGAGAACGTAAACAAGTTTATATTTGTGAAGAAATTAAGCAGATGTTGTTGAGTAAAGCGAGTCTATCTAATCAGGAAATACGAGATCAATTACAACAAAAAGGATATTCCATCTCAACGTATTTGCTCCAAAAATATATAACTGATATGGAATCTCAGCGTTTTTGTAATGATTTAGTTCCTGCATTGTCAGAAGAAGAGGTTGACAGAGAAGAAAAAGAAAAGTCTTATCACTCTTTTGAAAATTTAGTTGGCGCCAGAGGCAGCTTAGACACACAGATTCAACAGGCTAAGGCAACCATGTTATATCCACCGCATGGACTGCATTGTTTAATTGTTGGTGAGACGGGTGTCGGCAAGAGCGAGTTAGCAGAAGCAATGTATCACTTTGCACTGGAAGCTGAATGCTTGCCAAAACAAGCACCTTTTAATGTATTTAATTGTGCTGATTATGCTGAAAATTCCCAACTTTTGATTACGCAGCTTTTTGGTTGTGTAAAAGGTGCTTATACGGGAGCTGTAACAGATCGTAAAGGATTGATTGAGCAAACAGACGGTGGAATTTTGTTTTTAGATGAGGTGCATAGGCTTTCTTCAGAAGGGCAGGAAATGCTGTTTCAATTAATTGATAAGGGCCATTTCCGCAGACTCGGTGAAACGGATGCCGTCAGACAGGCAAAGGTACAATTGATTGCGGCAACCACAGAAAATATTGAAACCAGTCTTTTAACTACATTTAAACGGCGAATTCCAATGTTGATTAATATTCCTCCGTTAGAGGATCGGCCGCTGACAGAGCGCTTGCAGCTTATACAACGATTTTTCAGCTATGAGTCAACGCGTATGAATGCAAAATTGCAGGTTTCGATCGATGTTATAAAGGCTTATCTACTGTATGAGTGCAAGGGAAATATCGGCCAGCTTAAAAGTGATATTCAGGTGACTTGCGCCAAGAGTTTCTTATCCTATGTAACAAAGAAGGAAAAAGTCGTTAAAGTAGATCTGCAGAGTTTAAGCCTGTATGTAAAAAAAGGTTTGTTAAAAATACAGAGTAAAAGACATGAGTTAGAGGCAATTGTTTGGAAAGATTTCTATATTGAACCTAACCAATGGCAGGATCCTATCGCATTGGAAGATGATGCCTACAGTTTTCCTAAAGAATTTTATGGCTATATTGAAAGTGTGCATACGGAGTATATGCAGCAAGGGATGGATGAAAAGCAAATCAGACGACTGATCGGTGAAGAGATTGAGCAAAAGTTGCAGCATGTAATTTCCCATATTAAACGTCGGTTGGCACCACTGACCTTGGAAGAGGTATCTAAAGTAATTGGCAGTGAAGTCATTTATTTAGCACAAGATATTTTAAAAATCGCTGAAGCCGAGCTTGGTAAGTTAGACGAATCTTTAGTTTATTGTCTGGCTATTCATTTAAATGCAACATTTACTCGACTTAGCCAAGGCAAAAAGATCATCAATCCAAATTTAGAAGATGTAAAAAGAAAGTTTCGTTTAGAGTATCAAGTCGCTGAAAAAATGGTTGATTTAATTAAAGTGCGTTACAAGATTGAACTGCCAGAAGATGAAATTAGTTATATTGCATTATATCTGCATGGCAATGAGCAAGAAGAGGAAGGCAATGTCGGTGTTGTCGTAGCTACGCATGGAAATGTTGGTAGCAATATGCTCGAGATTGCAAATAAATTGCTCAATGTGACACACGGTAAATCCTTCAACATGAGTTTCGAAGAAAGTCCGCGTGATGCGCTTGATCGTCTAACCGAGGTGATCAAGAGTGCCGATGAGGGCAAAGGTGTTTTGATGTTGGTAGATCTAGGGTCTTTATTGACATTTGGCGAAATCATTCAGACGCGTACCAAGATTAAAGTTGAAACTGTGGATCGAGTGGATACGGTCATGGTGATTGAAGCCTTAAGACGTAGTATTCTACCCGGTTCAAATTTAACAGATATGGTCAGCGGGATTGAAAGTTTAAATTATCTTTTTCCTAAGACTCGCCCACAGGCACCAGTTGTTTTACGAAAGAAAGCAATTATTACAATATGTTTTACTGGTGAAGGGGTAGCACTTTATTGTGCCGGACATATTAAGAAGATTTTTGGTGACCGTTTGCAAGGCATTACATTTTTGAATGTTGGCATAATTGGTCGTCACGATATCTATAAGCAGATTCAACAGATCTTAATGCAATATGATGTGATTATGATTATTGGTAGTGTAGATCCGCAACTGCAGGGAATTCCTTATATTTCGGTGCATGAACTTTCAACAAAACAAGGGAATGAACGGTTGGCGTATTTATTAAATGAAGCTGCTGCGTCGCCGGCATTTTTGGAGAAGAAAACCACTTTGGTGCCGGAAGTTGTACAAAAGGCAAAAGTGATGATGTTGGGAAAAGAAAAATACACAAAATCTCAAATTTTAGAAAAAATGTGCAAAATCCTTGCGGATGAAAATTATGTAAGGAACGGCTATGGAAAAGCAGTATTGGAACGAGAAAAGATGGGCGTATATTTAATTAATCAAAAGGTTGCGTTGCCTCATGCGGACAGTTCCTATGTAAAAGAATCCGTAGTGTTCATTGCAAAGGCGGAGACGCCGATTGTTTGGGCGGGAAAAACAACCACGCGATTGATATGTTTGCTTGCTCTTGATATTCATGGTAAAGATGGGATTCGTTATCTATATGAGCGGTTTCAAAACGACGAAGTCATAGCTTTGATGGAAGCCGCAACAACAGAACAGGAACTAAGGGAGGCATTAGTTTACAATGCAAATTAA
- a CDS encoding PTS sugar transporter subunit IIA, producing MQIKIEENLIMLDLDGQANVDVLSQMADNLCQAGYVKESYKDAVIAREKVFATGLPTVSYGVAIPHTDIVHVNKPTICIARLKHDVDFVIMGEESETVAIKLVFMLAMNEQHAQLSVLQKLMGLLQDNEALTYLATEDDKHKIKAFIIEKLNVEGGE from the coding sequence ATGCAAATTAAAATTGAAGAAAATTTAATTATGCTTGATCTTGATGGTCAAGCGAATGTAGATGTTTTATCACAGATGGCGGATAATCTATGCCAGGCTGGATATGTTAAAGAAAGCTATAAAGACGCGGTGATTGCCCGAGAAAAAGTTTTTGCTACAGGGCTGCCGACGGTCAGTTACGGTGTAGCGATTCCGCATACAGATATCGTGCATGTAAATAAGCCAACGATCTGTATTGCCAGACTCAAACATGATGTGGATTTTGTCATTATGGGTGAAGAGTCAGAAACAGTCGCTATAAAGTTGGTATTTATGTTGGCAATGAATGAACAGCATGCACAATTGAGTGTATTACAAAAATTGATGGGCCTTTTACAGGATAATGAAGCATTGACTTATCTTGCAACAGAAGATGACAAGCATAAGATCAAAGCGTTTATTATAGAAAAATTAAACGTAGAGGGGGGTGAATGA
- a CDS encoding PTS sugar transporter subunit IIB: MTKKVVLVACGTGIATSTVVSDAVDKIAKENKIDVEIIQCKIMEVPGYQERADLLVTTTVAGKDYPFPVINARSFLTGIGLDKVKAEILEELKK; encoded by the coding sequence ATGACAAAGAAAGTTGTCCTTGTCGCTTGTGGAACAGGAATTGCTACATCAACAGTTGTTTCCGATGCTGTAGATAAAATAGCCAAAGAAAACAAAATTGACGTAGAAATCATTCAATGTAAAATTATGGAGGTTCCTGGATATCAGGAACGTGCAGACTTATTAGTGACTACGACGGTTGCAGGAAAAGATTATCCTTTTCCAGTCATTAATGCAAGATCATTTTTAACGGGAATTGGACTTGATAAAGTCAAAGCGGAAATTTTAGAAGAATTAAAAAAGTAA